In Nitrosococcus oceani ATCC 19707, the following proteins share a genomic window:
- a CDS encoding lysylphosphatidylglycerol synthase transmembrane domain-containing protein, producing the protein MGLGLAIPFSYGGLAVFERLGQVPLWLPLLTLAMIVLGWNFNAAKLRILVSAVDTKLSHRSALGTVMAWEFAFSATPAGSGGIVSYIYLLNRYGVKTAHAAAIFTMEMGIDLLFFITASIIVVIKLATNVAYDIHLGFVLVVVLLTGGMGVMWILARQYQKLLRVFGYLLKLFKVSTPRRKRAARWMLRLRHGLMLLLGLPRRHLYAAYLFCVAHWLLRFSVLYVLLLGLGENVPWPYLFITQVLILTLGHFTFLPGGSGGVELGFGVMLGPFLDSATLATALVLWRFATFYWYLIAGAPVFVAVAGPVIFQTLAQATTKKSL; encoded by the coding sequence ATGGGCCTAGGTTTGGCGATCCCATTCAGCTATGGTGGGCTGGCAGTTTTTGAGCGTCTTGGCCAAGTGCCCCTTTGGCTCCCTCTGCTTACCCTGGCAATGATCGTGCTTGGTTGGAATTTTAATGCTGCTAAACTGCGGATTTTAGTCTCTGCGGTAGATACTAAACTCTCACATCGAAGCGCGCTCGGAACGGTTATGGCATGGGAATTTGCTTTTTCCGCTACTCCTGCAGGGAGCGGCGGAATTGTTAGCTATATTTACCTTTTAAATAGATACGGTGTGAAAACTGCTCATGCAGCAGCCATCTTTACCATGGAGATGGGAATAGACTTATTGTTTTTTATTACCGCTTCAATCATCGTAGTGATAAAGTTGGCTACCAATGTGGCCTATGATATTCATCTCGGGTTTGTTTTGGTGGTGGTATTGCTCACCGGTGGGATGGGGGTAATGTGGATTCTGGCTCGGCAATATCAAAAATTGTTGCGAGTATTTGGCTATCTATTAAAATTATTCAAGGTCTCTACTCCCCGTCGCAAGCGAGCAGCGCGCTGGATGTTACGTCTTCGCCATGGTCTAATGCTCCTCTTAGGACTCCCTCGACGGCATTTATACGCTGCTTATCTCTTCTGTGTCGCTCATTGGCTGTTACGCTTTAGTGTTCTTTATGTTCTCCTTTTAGGCCTAGGCGAAAATGTGCCCTGGCCTTATCTATTTATTACCCAAGTATTAATACTGACCCTGGGACATTTCACCTTCTTGCCGGGGGGGAGCGGGGGAGTCGAATTGGGATTTGGGGTGATGCTAGGACCTTTTCTTGATAGCGCCACACTGGCAACTGCCCTTGTTCTCTGGCGTTTTGCTACCTTTTATTGGTATCTTATTGCTGGCGCACCGGTATTTGTCGCAGTAGCAGGGCCAGTGATATTTCAAACCTTAGCCCAAGCTACTACTAAAAAGTCCTTATAA
- a CDS encoding cysteine desulfurase family protein: MAIYLDHNAGSPLDERVLDTMLPYLREQQGNPSSVHRYGRIAREAIEQARIQVAALVQAAPSQVIFTSGGTEANNLAIFGAMGPHPQGHLAISAVEHPSLREPVLALQAQGIKITEIEVDSEGRVNPLALGAALRPDTRLVSIMWANNETGVLQDITTLSEEVRIQGSLFHTDAVQAVGKVPLDFHHSGVHLMSLSAHKMGGPKGVGALIVDSSVDIFPLLRGGGQEKGRRSGTENVAAIAGFGKAAELASLEMNQRARDWSQLREYLEQSLQQLPGIVVFGEKAERLPNTLFFTVPGIEGETLLMALDKAGIGVSSGSACDSNHHQPSHVLLAMGIAPELAQGAIRVSIGVDNNLSQINELITVLKSQISKLQRMLLCDVGYGV; the protein is encoded by the coding sequence ATGGCAATTTACCTCGATCATAATGCAGGCTCTCCGCTGGATGAACGGGTATTGGATACCATGCTCCCCTACCTTCGTGAACAACAGGGAAATCCTTCTAGCGTACACCGCTACGGTCGTATTGCTCGAGAGGCCATAGAGCAAGCTCGCATCCAGGTAGCCGCCTTAGTACAGGCAGCACCCTCCCAAGTTATTTTTACAAGCGGTGGTACTGAAGCCAATAATTTAGCCATATTTGGAGCGATGGGTCCCCATCCTCAAGGTCACCTTGCAATCAGTGCAGTGGAACATCCCTCTCTTCGAGAGCCTGTATTAGCTTTACAAGCACAAGGAATTAAAATAACTGAAATTGAAGTGGATTCCGAAGGAAGAGTAAACCCCTTAGCTCTAGGGGCAGCGTTACGTCCCGATACTCGTTTGGTTTCTATCATGTGGGCGAACAATGAGACTGGGGTTTTACAAGATATTACTACTTTGAGTGAAGAAGTGCGCATCCAAGGAAGCTTATTTCATACCGATGCGGTCCAGGCAGTAGGAAAAGTGCCCCTAGATTTTCACCACAGCGGTGTTCACCTTATGAGCCTTTCTGCTCATAAAATGGGAGGCCCTAAGGGAGTAGGTGCGCTAATTGTGGATAGTAGCGTAGATATTTTTCCGCTTCTGCGAGGAGGTGGCCAAGAAAAAGGCCGCCGTAGCGGTACCGAAAACGTGGCTGCTATTGCAGGATTTGGCAAAGCCGCTGAACTTGCAAGTCTAGAGATGAATCAACGTGCTCGCGACTGGTCTCAATTGCGGGAATATCTAGAGCAATCCTTACAGCAGTTGCCGGGGATTGTCGTCTTTGGAGAAAAAGCTGAACGCTTGCCTAATACTCTATTTTTTACTGTACCAGGAATAGAGGGAGAGACTTTGTTGATGGCTTTGGATAAGGCGGGAATAGGAGTCTCTAGCGGTTCCGCTTGCGATAGCAACCATCACCAACCCAGCCACGTATTGTTGGCTATGGGGATAGCACCAGAACTAGCGCAAGGGGCGATTCGTGTCAGCATCGGGGTGGATAATAATTTGTCCCAAATCAATGAACTGATTACGGTATTAAAAAGTCAAATAAGTAAACTTCAGCGGATGTTATTGTGCGATGTTGGTTATGGCGTATAA
- a CDS encoding helix-turn-helix domain-containing protein, translating to MSVGKNIKGLRIAAGLTQTQLAKEARINQSGLSKIEREENESITLPTLRKIAKALDCSVVALLEDKDKGKKLRELT from the coding sequence ATGAGCGTAGGCAAGAATATCAAAGGATTACGTATAGCCGCTGGACTGACTCAAACCCAGTTAGCCAAAGAAGCTCGTATAAATCAAAGCGGCTTGAGTAAAATTGAGCGTGAAGAAAATGAGAGTATCACGTTACCTACGCTTAGAAAAATTGCCAAGGCGCTAGATTGTAGCGTTGTTGCGCTTCTGGAAGATAAAGATAAAGGTAAGAAGCTAAGGGAGCTCACTTAA
- a CDS encoding HesB/IscA family protein: MAITVTASALKQIKKVLSQQENVEGLRIGVKKSGCSGYAYVLDFAKQVKSEDTIFDHDGVKILVDKKSLNFIDGTELDYRREGLNESFKFQNPNVAGTCGCGESFSI; this comes from the coding sequence ATGGCAATTACAGTTACAGCTTCTGCGTTAAAACAGATTAAGAAGGTTCTCTCACAGCAAGAAAATGTAGAAGGCCTGCGCATAGGCGTCAAAAAAAGCGGCTGCTCAGGATATGCCTATGTGCTTGATTTCGCAAAACAGGTAAAATCGGAAGATACTATTTTTGATCATGACGGAGTTAAAATCCTAGTTGATAAAAAAAGTCTGAATTTTATTGACGGTACTGAATTGGATTACCGGCGCGAGGGTTTGAATGAGAGCTTTAAATTTCAAAACCCAAATGTGGCCGGAACTTGTGGTTGCGGAGAAAGTTTTAGCATTTAA